Proteins encoded in a region of the Nitrospirota bacterium genome:
- a CDS encoding uroporphyrinogen-III synthase has product MSGQGFSGLTVAAFESRMAREMTRLIEHHGGHARVAPALHEIPIQDNLAALRFGAILIDGSVDILILMTGIGTTTLFDILRSCHPMASIIAGLTHTALVARGPKSVAALKTLGLTPALTVPEPNTWIEVVSTLDEYRPVKGLRVAVQEYGIPNPELLEALRQRGAEVFPVPIYRWALPEDTGPLKQVLGEIIAGTVQVMLITNAAQIDHVMQLLEQEGTTAQFKEACKKMMVASIGPTASERLRHYGWPVDLEPSHSKMGILVKEAAGLASSLLKDRPRKP; this is encoded by the coding sequence ATGAGCGGACAGGGATTCTCTGGCCTGACGGTCGCAGCATTCGAAAGCCGTATGGCCAGGGAGATGACCCGGCTGATCGAGCATCATGGCGGGCATGCACGCGTGGCTCCTGCCCTCCACGAAATTCCCATCCAGGACAACCTCGCGGCATTGCGGTTCGGCGCAATATTGATCGATGGATCGGTCGATATCCTCATCCTGATGACGGGCATCGGCACCACAACCCTCTTCGACATTCTCCGTTCGTGCCATCCCATGGCCTCAATCATCGCGGGGCTCACGCACACGGCCCTCGTCGCTCGTGGCCCCAAGTCGGTCGCGGCCCTCAAGACCCTGGGCCTTACGCCGGCTCTCACCGTGCCGGAACCGAATACATGGATCGAGGTGGTCTCCACGCTCGACGAGTACCGTCCAGTCAAAGGCCTTCGTGTCGCCGTGCAAGAATATGGCATACCCAATCCTGAACTCTTGGAAGCCCTGAGACAACGCGGCGCAGAAGTCTTTCCCGTGCCTATCTACCGTTGGGCGCTGCCAGAAGACACAGGCCCGTTGAAGCAGGTACTTGGCGAGATCATCGCAGGCACCGTTCAGGTGATGTTGATCACCAACGCCGCGCAGATCGATCATGTCATGCAGTTACTCGAACAGGAAGGCACCACAGCGCAGTTCAAAGAGGCCTGCAAAAAAATGATGGTGGCATCCATCGGGCCGACCGCCAGCGAGCGCCTGCGCCATTATGGCTGGCCAGTGGACCTTGAGCCTTCACATTCGAAGATGGGCATCCTCGTCAAGGAAGCTGCCGGCCTGGCCTCATCCCTCCTGAAGGACAGACCACGAAAGCCGTGA
- a CDS encoding NAD-dependent epimerase produces MATRKTQKAPILVTGAAGFIGFHTATRLLERGEQVIGLDNLNDYYDVRLKKARLAKLKAFKSFSFTKLDLANRAGMKKLFAKQPIRRVVHLAAQAGVRYSLVNPHAYTDSNIEGFLNILEGCRHTKVEHLVYASSSSVYGGNTQMPFSIHDNVDHPVSLYAASKKANELMAHCYAHLYRMPCTGLRFFTVYGPWGRPDMALFIFTKAILEGKPIEVYNHGKMRRDFTYVDDIVEGVIRTLDHTATPNPAWSGDKPDPGTSSAPARIYNIGNHQPVELLQFIEVLEQALGKKAVKKLLPIQPGDVPATYADVEDLTRDVGFAPATSIEDGIGRFVKWYREFYKK; encoded by the coding sequence ATGGCCACGCGCAAGACTCAGAAGGCTCCGATCCTCGTGACCGGTGCCGCCGGATTCATCGGCTTTCATACCGCCACCAGATTGCTGGAGCGAGGCGAGCAAGTGATCGGGCTCGACAACCTGAACGACTACTACGACGTGCGATTGAAAAAGGCGCGGCTCGCGAAGCTCAAGGCCTTCAAGTCGTTCTCGTTCACGAAGCTCGATCTGGCCAATCGGGCCGGCATGAAGAAGCTGTTTGCGAAGCAACCGATCCGGCGTGTGGTCCATCTGGCGGCGCAAGCCGGGGTGCGCTATTCATTGGTCAACCCGCATGCCTACACCGATAGTAATATCGAAGGGTTTTTGAACATTCTGGAAGGCTGCCGGCATACGAAGGTCGAGCATCTGGTTTATGCCTCGTCGAGTTCCGTCTATGGCGGCAATACCCAGATGCCGTTTTCGATTCACGATAACGTCGACCATCCGGTGTCCCTCTACGCGGCCAGCAAGAAGGCCAACGAACTGATGGCCCATTGTTACGCACATCTCTACCGGATGCCCTGTACGGGTCTGCGGTTTTTTACCGTCTATGGGCCCTGGGGAAGGCCTGACATGGCTCTCTTCATCTTTACGAAGGCGATTCTGGAGGGGAAGCCGATCGAGGTCTATAACCATGGAAAGATGCGCCGGGACTTTACCTATGTCGATGACATCGTCGAAGGCGTGATCAGAACCCTGGATCATACGGCGACGCCCAATCCTGCCTGGTCCGGAGACAAGCCCGATCCCGGAACCAGCTCAGCGCCGGCCCGGATCTACAATATCGGGAATCATCAGCCGGTTGAGCTGTTACAGTTTATCGAGGTGTTGGAGCAGGCGTTAGGCAAGAAGGCGGTGAAGAAACTTTTGCCGATTCAGCCGGGCGATGTGCCGGCAACCTATGCGGATGTCGAAGACCTGACGCGAGATGTTGGATTTGCTCCAGCGACGTCGATCGAGGACGGCATCGGGCGGTTCGTGAAGTGGTATCGGGAGTTCTACAAAAAGTAA
- a CDS encoding HAD family phosphatase, with protein MIRAIIFDFNGVIADDEAPHLHCFQQALAEAGLSLTKEEYYGTYLGMDERTCATALLAVRDHTCDRNVLSAIMERKATLFREYTSRHKPALFPGVVEFVKRATAQYRLAIATGGRRQQIDHALRDTAIARDFPVVVSADDCAIGKPDPAIYRHTLKLVNAQEPRPPLITAGECLVVEDSLAGIQSAHGAGMAVLALATTYPAEKLGEADYILPNLAGVTPEAVLRLISANRPPTPLRQQSGR; from the coding sequence ATGATCCGTGCAATCATTTTCGACTTCAATGGCGTCATCGCCGACGACGAGGCACCGCACCTGCATTGTTTCCAGCAAGCATTGGCCGAGGCCGGTCTCTCGCTCACGAAAGAAGAATACTACGGCACCTATCTGGGTATGGATGAACGGACCTGTGCCACTGCGCTCCTCGCTGTACGCGACCATACCTGTGACCGGAATGTCTTGTCGGCCATCATGGAGCGCAAAGCGACGCTCTTCCGTGAATACACCTCCCGCCACAAACCAGCCCTCTTCCCCGGCGTCGTTGAGTTTGTGAAACGAGCCACAGCACAGTATCGATTAGCCATTGCCACCGGAGGCAGACGACAGCAAATCGACCATGCCCTGCGCGACACGGCCATTGCGCGCGACTTCCCGGTCGTGGTGTCGGCAGACGACTGCGCGATCGGCAAACCGGACCCGGCAATCTATCGCCACACGCTCAAATTAGTGAATGCCCAGGAACCCCGCCCACCCCTCATCACAGCCGGGGAATGCCTGGTCGTCGAAGACTCGCTGGCCGGCATTCAATCGGCTCACGGAGCCGGAATGGCAGTCCTCGCCCTCGCCACGACGTATCCTGCTGAAAAATTGGGAGAAGCCGATTATATCCTGCCGAACCTCGCGGGCGTCACCCCGGAAGCAGTCCTCCGTCTCATCTCGGCAAATCGGCCACCAACACCGCTCCGCCAACAGTCAGGTCGATAG
- a CDS encoding VOC family protein encodes MSAPLHRGLRHVALRVTNLVRSRMFYEQLLGMKVVWEPDSDNVYFSSGSDNFALHQIPPSELAVYQPVKGQLLDHVGVILESPEAVDRMYRDVEPRLTKLGGQVEKLPKQHRDGSYSFYFSDPDGNVIQALFEPTISKLTWEVTSDR; translated from the coding sequence ATGAGTGCTCCACTCCATCGAGGTTTGCGACATGTGGCGCTGCGCGTCACGAATCTCGTTCGTTCGCGCATGTTCTATGAACAGCTGCTGGGCATGAAGGTCGTATGGGAGCCGGATTCTGACAATGTGTATTTCAGCTCCGGTTCCGATAATTTTGCGCTGCACCAGATCCCGCCGTCGGAGCTAGCGGTCTATCAACCGGTGAAGGGGCAATTGTTGGATCACGTCGGCGTCATTCTTGAGAGCCCTGAGGCAGTCGATAGGATGTATCGAGACGTCGAGCCTCGTCTTACGAAACTAGGCGGGCAGGTCGAGAAGCTGCCGAAGCAACATCGCGACGGGAGTTATTCCTTTTACTTTTCCGACCCCGATGGGAACGTCATTCAAGCTCTGTTCGAGCCCACCATCAGCAAGCTTACATGGGAAGTGACGAGTGATCGGTGA
- a CDS encoding S16 family serine protease codes for MADHGTTRHRLRLILLLSTIMCCTQTVPLWSADQHRFATVPALGVLANGQTGTVHYIVLQLDKDPRREGPTILFNEIHLGGGSAVSEDWKEGVKQAVAAATKAMGEDGREWVITIKNRSYNSLTEGASASSAVAVGIVAAWRGDEITSDVALTGKIMQDGRIEAVGALPSKIEAAARAQFKTLLIPRGQLNSPDGDLSQLATRWHVTILEVATLEEAYQLMTTARR; via the coding sequence ATGGCGGACCACGGCACGACTCGACATAGACTTCGGCTGATACTCCTGCTCTCCACCATCATGTGTTGCACCCAAACCGTTCCCCTGTGGTCAGCCGATCAACATCGTTTTGCCACGGTGCCGGCCCTGGGCGTGCTCGCCAATGGGCAGACCGGTACGGTCCACTACATCGTGCTCCAACTCGACAAAGACCCTCGACGGGAGGGGCCGACAATCCTCTTCAATGAAATTCACCTCGGTGGCGGTTCAGCCGTCAGCGAAGATTGGAAAGAAGGCGTGAAGCAGGCAGTCGCGGCTGCCACGAAGGCCATGGGAGAGGACGGACGAGAATGGGTGATCACGATCAAGAACCGGTCATACAACTCGTTGACCGAGGGAGCCAGCGCAAGCAGCGCTGTCGCGGTGGGCATTGTGGCGGCTTGGCGAGGCGACGAAATCACGTCGGACGTCGCACTGACCGGAAAAATCATGCAGGACGGTCGGATCGAAGCGGTCGGTGCGCTTCCCAGCAAAATCGAAGCGGCAGCCCGCGCACAGTTTAAGACCCTGCTCATCCCCCGTGGGCAACTCAACTCACCAGACGGGGATCTCTCCCAGCTGGCAACGAGATGGCACGTGACGATCCTTGAAGTGGCCACGCTGGAGGAGGCCTACCAGCTCATGACGACGGCAAGACGGTAA
- a CDS encoding formylglycine-generating enzyme family protein, whose amino-acid sequence MSIPLRLVSTVLGTLLTLSPVFAADQSPQALLTPPTGKDGAPMVVVPAGSFPMGVPHGDRDGGRDEYPRHDVFVDIFFIDKFEVTNGRYLEFVKATGHRVPQNPKNPTRNLWQGNTIAESLTDRPVINVDWFDAEAYCAWAGKRLPTEAEWEKAAKGTTDRRFPWGNVEPTVKHLNFNQKWIGEKTLMPVGSYELGKSPFGAYDMAGNVWEWVNDWYDARYYEKSPAKNPQGPESGIKKVIRGAGWQNETPTVRIFTRVDSDLTIRNESTGFRCAITPPVQ is encoded by the coding sequence ATGTCTATCCCACTACGGCTTGTTTCGACTGTACTCGGTACGCTGCTCACCCTCTCTCCGGTCTTCGCAGCCGACCAATCGCCTCAGGCGCTGCTCACACCGCCAACGGGTAAAGACGGCGCACCGATGGTCGTGGTCCCGGCCGGCTCTTTTCCGATGGGAGTCCCACATGGAGACCGGGATGGCGGACGCGACGAGTACCCACGGCATGACGTGTTTGTGGACATCTTTTTTATCGACAAATTCGAAGTGACGAACGGTCGATATCTGGAATTCGTCAAAGCCACAGGCCATCGTGTTCCACAAAATCCCAAGAACCCGACGCGCAACCTCTGGCAAGGCAACACGATCGCTGAGTCACTGACCGACCGGCCCGTGATCAATGTGGATTGGTTCGATGCGGAAGCCTATTGCGCCTGGGCCGGCAAACGCCTCCCCACCGAAGCCGAATGGGAAAAAGCGGCAAAGGGCACGACCGATCGACGATTCCCCTGGGGGAATGTCGAGCCCACCGTGAAACATCTCAATTTCAATCAAAAGTGGATCGGCGAAAAGACGCTGATGCCCGTGGGAAGTTATGAATTGGGCAAGAGCCCCTTCGGCGCCTACGATATGGCCGGCAACGTCTGGGAATGGGTCAACGACTGGTACGACGCTCGTTACTACGAGAAGAGCCCGGCGAAGAATCCCCAAGGCCCTGAGAGCGGCATCAAGAAAGTCATTCGGGGCGCCGGATGGCAAAATGAGACTCCCACGGTCCGCATCTTCACGCGCGTGGACAGCGATCTGACGATTCGGAACGAATCGACGGGTTTCCGCTGCGCCATCACGCCACCGGTCCAATAG
- a CDS encoding MBL fold metallo-hydrolase: MKIWDSLPKHQYLSLAPWAWVQLESAEAPGPFPFVAGVAPEVVASLQEAHSLMASAIDTAISDVFSKRAPVDDPDRQRRLEDAYAEAIRARPYLQQHIRCGRKPDGTFQWEFPTDPSKSTTVTNGGLRIFHSVKRQAIPIGFDQRQLGPVVGKVLGLLDGTHQADEIRTVVATSGRDGERLLTRLIESLHQHECLVSSNTASVRSRWFETVQDQDMVHLGHAALLYRQREQALLFDPWLLPWFAESSIPSLWGSLLPKPAAVFLTHDHDDHVDPRTLLHLPKDTPIVVPSRRNRRMFSYDYLSLLRELGFGRVIELAHGERWDFEGGAVYSVPFYGEDPCDLEMPRNCYLIADRGYNVLVHADSGPTNSGKSALKDGVIQSLVQQHGPIPLVFASQQQLLEIRGHAAHAALSHPGKWLDVGENGYLTNEYLAEVCAAAQAKLFVSYATGGADWYPDHLSFMFSQRNPARTALLTAHWERPEMLKDLLSTYGCGYHHGHALDLFRRTTEGQVEPMKTGESLTPLSLYRLDHGDPPFMNASRTTPSR; the protein is encoded by the coding sequence ATGAAGATCTGGGACAGTCTGCCGAAACATCAGTATCTGAGTCTCGCGCCCTGGGCCTGGGTTCAACTCGAAAGCGCCGAGGCTCCGGGGCCCTTTCCCTTTGTTGCAGGGGTCGCGCCGGAAGTCGTCGCCAGTCTCCAAGAGGCCCATAGCCTCATGGCCAGCGCGATTGATACGGCGATCAGCGATGTATTTTCCAAGCGGGCTCCGGTCGACGACCCTGATCGCCAGCGACGATTGGAAGATGCCTATGCGGAGGCGATCCGCGCACGTCCCTATCTGCAGCAGCACATTCGCTGTGGACGGAAGCCGGATGGGACGTTTCAATGGGAGTTTCCGACCGACCCCTCCAAGTCCACCACGGTCACCAACGGTGGGCTCAGAATCTTCCACTCTGTGAAACGGCAAGCCATTCCGATCGGGTTCGACCAACGGCAGTTGGGGCCGGTGGTCGGCAAAGTTCTCGGGTTGTTGGACGGTACGCACCAGGCCGACGAAATACGAACGGTGGTGGCAACTTCGGGGCGAGACGGTGAACGCCTGCTCACACGATTGATCGAATCCCTTCACCAGCATGAATGTTTAGTCAGCTCGAACACCGCCTCTGTCAGATCCCGTTGGTTCGAGACGGTCCAGGATCAAGACATGGTCCATCTCGGTCATGCCGCGTTGCTGTACCGGCAACGGGAGCAGGCGCTGCTGTTCGATCCCTGGCTGCTTCCCTGGTTTGCGGAATCTTCTATCCCGTCGCTGTGGGGATCGCTCTTGCCCAAGCCGGCTGCGGTGTTCTTAACGCATGATCACGACGATCATGTGGATCCTCGTACGCTGTTGCACCTGCCTAAAGACACGCCCATCGTCGTACCGAGCCGAAGGAATCGGCGGATGTTCTCCTACGATTACCTGTCGCTCTTGCGAGAACTGGGATTCGGTCGCGTGATCGAACTGGCCCATGGAGAACGTTGGGACTTCGAAGGAGGGGCCGTCTACTCCGTACCGTTCTATGGCGAAGATCCCTGCGATCTTGAGATGCCGCGCAATTGTTATCTCATCGCCGATCGGGGCTATAACGTGCTCGTGCATGCGGACAGCGGGCCGACGAATAGCGGCAAGTCCGCCCTCAAGGATGGCGTGATCCAGTCACTCGTGCAGCAGCATGGCCCGATCCCATTGGTATTTGCGTCACAACAGCAGCTACTCGAAATCCGTGGCCATGCGGCTCATGCTGCCTTGTCGCATCCTGGGAAATGGCTCGATGTGGGAGAGAACGGCTATCTCACGAACGAATATCTTGCCGAGGTGTGCGCGGCGGCGCAGGCCAAACTCTTCGTGTCCTATGCCACCGGCGGCGCAGATTGGTACCCGGACCATCTCTCGTTCATGTTCAGCCAACGGAATCCCGCCCGTACCGCCCTGTTGACGGCCCATTGGGAACGGCCCGAAATGCTCAAAGATCTTCTTTCCACGTACGGATGCGGGTATCATCACGGCCATGCCTTGGATCTGTTCCGCCGCACGACCGAGGGGCAGGTGGAACCGATGAAGACCGGGGAGTCCTTGACGCCTCTGTCGCTCTACCGTCTCGACCATGGCGATCCGCCGTTTATGAATGCCAGCCGCACCACACCATCTCGATAA
- a CDS encoding CHASE3 domain-containing protein, with protein MKRKITASLSVVIPLLCILAIQASCLSWWQAMQDDRETYTQVKEELLRLERLVPAVDNGFRGYVLMKESMFLDPMVAAEGKIPRLLDRLDSMTDPWPDLQSRIRVLSGRVNELLQVKRRLTKEFAQGNEAEVLSYIRGKEGVVLANTIALAFEDLANRVDQRERAQMRDRAQAKTWTHVMFVLTTLGTLGLGMGMGRIVRISNQATFVSGVSVYEK; from the coding sequence GTGAAACGTAAAATAACGGCGAGCCTCTCCGTGGTGATTCCGCTGTTGTGTATCCTGGCGATTCAGGCGAGCTGCCTAAGCTGGTGGCAGGCGATGCAAGATGATCGTGAAACATACACGCAGGTTAAAGAAGAACTGCTCCGGCTCGAGCGTCTCGTGCCGGCCGTGGATAACGGGTTTCGAGGCTATGTCCTGATGAAGGAATCGATGTTTTTAGATCCCATGGTTGCGGCTGAAGGGAAAATACCGAGGCTGTTGGATCGCCTGGACAGTATGACGGACCCCTGGCCAGATCTTCAGAGTCGTATCCGGGTGCTATCCGGACGGGTGAATGAGCTACTGCAGGTCAAGCGCCGGCTCACGAAGGAGTTTGCTCAGGGGAATGAAGCGGAGGTGCTCTCCTACATCAGGGGAAAGGAAGGGGTGGTATTAGCCAATACCATCGCCCTCGCGTTCGAAGATCTGGCCAACAGGGTGGATCAGCGTGAACGTGCACAGATGCGGGATCGGGCCCAAGCGAAAACGTGGACCCATGTGATGTTCGTCCTCACGACGCTCGGGACGCTCGGCTTAGGGATGGGCATGGGCCGGATCGTGAGGATCTCAAACCAGGCGACCTTCGTCTCCGGCGTCAGTGTCTACGAGAAATAA
- a CDS encoding cation:proton antiporter → MTDYGVLANLLVIFSVSIAVVFVFHQFRLPSIAGFLVAGALIGPHGLNLISDIGTVQVLAEIGVVLLLFTIGIEFSLAQLASLRRLMFLAAPIQVGGVLVIAWLGAMLVGLSWRQGLFWGFLFSLSSTAIVLKTLAERGDSDSIHGRATIGILVFQDLAVVPMMLLTPILASQSDIGGLAILLTLGKSVLVVMLVIAAAWYLVPKLLEHIVRSRSRELFLLTIIVLCLGIAWLTSLGGLSLALGAFIAGMVISESKYSHQAMAEVLPFRDSFNSLFFVSIGILMDWRVLFTHPLPVAGLLVTILLVKFVAGAGAVLLADVPPRSAVLVGVALAQVGEFSFLLAQQGQETGFLRGDPYQIFLAVSVLSMIVTPFLMQWSPHLARRVEAWQRLHHWLPSRTTAHVMQTESKQIRMKDHVIIVGYGLNGRNLARVLSETEIPYLALDLNGDTVTREAKHGVPVYYGDATNPNVLRHMKIDDAKVLVVAISDPFVTRRTVQVAKGLNPKVHVVVRTRYLRELEELHQLGADDVVPEEFETSIEIFALVLRTYKLPQDFVMQKAEQVRREGYALLRRSELPELAHHLRGGTLTDAEVETCRIEDDSPARGKTLTEISLRPRTGASVIAWTRAGVTQSNPSEKTRLMAGDIVVLLGSRAQIRQAMGLLVETGSK, encoded by the coding sequence ATGACCGACTACGGCGTGCTCGCAAATCTGCTCGTGATCTTTTCGGTGTCGATTGCCGTCGTCTTCGTCTTCCATCAGTTCAGGCTTCCCTCGATCGCGGGATTTTTGGTCGCAGGCGCCCTCATTGGCCCCCACGGGTTGAACCTGATCTCGGATATCGGCACGGTCCAGGTGCTGGCGGAGATCGGGGTCGTGCTGCTCCTCTTCACGATCGGCATCGAATTCTCGCTGGCGCAATTGGCCTCGTTGCGCCGCCTCATGTTTCTGGCCGCACCAATTCAGGTCGGCGGCGTGCTGGTGATTGCGTGGCTCGGGGCGATGCTTGTCGGACTGTCCTGGAGGCAGGGACTGTTCTGGGGATTTCTCTTCTCCCTGAGCAGCACGGCGATTGTGCTCAAGACCCTGGCCGAACGGGGAGACAGCGACTCGATCCATGGCCGGGCCACGATCGGGATTCTCGTTTTTCAGGACTTGGCCGTCGTTCCCATGATGCTCCTGACGCCGATTCTTGCCAGCCAATCGGACATAGGCGGGTTGGCGATTCTGCTCACCCTGGGGAAGTCGGTACTAGTCGTCATGCTCGTCATCGCCGCCGCCTGGTACCTGGTCCCTAAACTCTTAGAGCATATCGTCCGCAGCCGCAGTCGCGAGCTGTTCCTGTTGACGATCATCGTCCTCTGTCTCGGCATCGCCTGGCTCACCTCCCTCGGCGGGCTCTCGTTGGCGCTGGGCGCGTTCATTGCCGGAATGGTCATTTCCGAGTCGAAGTACAGCCATCAGGCCATGGCCGAAGTGCTGCCGTTCCGAGACAGTTTCAATAGCCTCTTTTTTGTGTCGATCGGCATCCTCATGGACTGGCGCGTGTTGTTCACGCACCCGTTGCCGGTGGCTGGGCTCCTGGTGACGATACTGTTGGTGAAGTTTGTCGCCGGGGCCGGAGCGGTGTTGTTGGCGGATGTCCCTCCACGTTCGGCGGTATTGGTTGGCGTCGCCCTGGCCCAGGTCGGAGAGTTTAGTTTCTTGTTGGCCCAGCAGGGGCAGGAGACCGGCTTTCTGCGTGGGGATCCCTATCAGATTTTTCTGGCGGTCTCGGTGCTCTCCATGATCGTGACGCCGTTTCTCATGCAGTGGTCGCCGCACCTGGCCCGGCGCGTGGAGGCATGGCAACGGCTTCATCATTGGCTGCCCAGTCGCACCACCGCCCACGTCATGCAGACCGAGAGTAAGCAGATCCGGATGAAGGACCACGTCATTATTGTGGGGTATGGGTTGAACGGAAGGAATCTCGCACGTGTCCTGAGCGAAACGGAGATCCCGTACCTGGCTTTGGATCTCAATGGCGATACCGTTACTCGCGAAGCGAAACATGGGGTGCCGGTCTACTACGGCGATGCCACGAACCCGAACGTCTTGCGGCATATGAAGATCGATGATGCCAAGGTGTTGGTGGTTGCCATCTCAGATCCCTTTGTCACCAGACGGACGGTGCAGGTTGCCAAAGGACTCAATCCGAAAGTGCATGTCGTCGTGCGAACTCGGTATCTGCGCGAACTTGAGGAACTGCACCAGCTCGGCGCGGATGATGTGGTACCGGAGGAGTTTGAAACCTCCATCGAAATTTTCGCCCTGGTGCTCCGTACCTATAAATTGCCGCAGGACTTTGTCATGCAGAAGGCCGAACAGGTTCGCCGTGAAGGCTATGCGTTACTTCGGCGCAGCGAGTTGCCCGAACTGGCGCATCATCTTCGTGGCGGGACCTTAACCGATGCGGAAGTCGAAACATGCCGTATCGAGGACGATTCGCCGGCGCGGGGGAAGACGCTAACGGAGATTTCTCTCCGTCCTCGAACGGGCGCGTCGGTCATCGCCTGGACCAGAGCGGGGGTGACGCAATCGAATCCATCGGAGAAGACTCGGCTGATGGCGGGCGATATTGTGGTGCTGCTCGGTTCGCGTGCCCAGATCAGGCAGGCGATGGGGCTCCTGGTGGAGACGGGTTCGAAGTGA
- a CDS encoding nitrate oxidoreductase subunit beta, with protein YNWQLGRKMLYPYEERHPKWQFAFVFNINRCLACQTCSMADKSTWLFSKGQEYMWWNNVETKPYGGYPQFYDVKITQLIEQVNPGGQVWNVRVGRKHHAPYGVFEGMTIFDAGAKVGQAAIGYIPTDQEWRFVNIYEDTATSMRALVEGIDKTGFSRDEPWKMTGSSLPEHETFFFYLQRICNHCTYPGCLAACPRKAIYKRPEDGIVLIDQNRCRGYKKCVEQCPFKKPMYRGTTRVSEKCIACYPRIEGKDPLTGGEPMETRCMAACVGKIRMQSLMRIGDDGLWAEDRWHPLYYAIRVEQVALPLYPQWGTEPNGFYIPPRHSPRGYARQMFGPGVDNAIEKYLVPSRELLAVLQLWRASQQIIFRYDVIPGPKVFETQIHGKRFEMYNDTVLGFNKSGKEVARIQVEEPIYIRPAERVTWL; from the coding sequence TATAATTGGCAACTGGGACGGAAGATGCTGTATCCCTACGAGGAGCGGCATCCCAAGTGGCAGTTTGCCTTTGTGTTCAACATCAACCGGTGCTTGGCCTGTCAGACCTGTTCGATGGCAGACAAGTCCACCTGGCTCTTCTCGAAGGGGCAGGAATACATGTGGTGGAACAACGTGGAAACCAAGCCGTACGGCGGGTACCCCCAGTTCTACGATGTGAAGATCACCCAGCTCATCGAGCAGGTGAATCCGGGCGGCCAGGTGTGGAACGTCCGGGTCGGACGGAAGCACCATGCGCCGTACGGCGTGTTCGAAGGGATGACCATTTTCGACGCGGGCGCCAAAGTGGGCCAGGCGGCGATCGGGTACATTCCGACGGACCAAGAATGGCGGTTCGTGAACATCTATGAAGACACGGCGACCTCGATGCGCGCCCTCGTGGAAGGCATCGACAAAACCGGGTTCTCACGGGACGAACCGTGGAAGATGACGGGCAGCAGTCTGCCGGAGCATGAAACGTTCTTTTTCTATCTCCAGCGGATTTGCAACCACTGCACGTATCCGGGCTGCTTGGCCGCCTGCCCGCGGAAGGCGATCTACAAGCGACCCGAAGACGGGATCGTGTTGATCGACCAGAACCGGTGCCGTGGGTACAAGAAGTGCGTGGAGCAGTGCCCCTTTAAGAAGCCGATGTATCGGGGCACCACACGCGTGTCTGAAAAGTGCATCGCGTGTTATCCGCGCATCGAAGGGAAAGACCCGTTGACGGGCGGCGAGCCGATGGAAACGCGGTGTATGGCCGCCTGCGTCGGCAAGATCCGGATGCAGAGCCTGATGCGCATCGGCGACGACGGCCTGTGGGCGGAAGACCGCTGGCACCCGCTCTACTACGCGATTCGCGTGGAGCAGGTGGCGCTGCCGCTGTACCCACAGTGGGGCACCGAGCCCAACGGGTTCTACATCCCGCCGCGGCACAGCCCTCGTGGCTATGCGCGTCAGATGTTTGGCCCGGGCGTCGACAACGCCATCGAGAAGTATCTCGTGCCCAGCCGTGAGCTGTTGGCGGTCCTCCAGTTGTGGAGAGCCAGCCAGCAGATCATCTTCCGGTACGATGTCATTCCGGGTCCGAAAGTGTTTGAAACCCAGATCCACGGGAAGCGGTTCGAGATGTACAACGATACCGTGTTGGGCTTCAACAAGTCGGGCAAGGAAGTGGCGCGTATTCAGGTCGAAGAGCCGATCTACATTCGGCCGGCCGAGCGCGTCACCTGGTTGTAA